The Candidatus Korarchaeota archaeon NZ13-K nucleotide sequence TGTGTTTGTTCCTCTCAGATGAGCTGCTTCTTGGAGCCATCCGGCTGGATCTCGTATATGTGGATTATGTTAACTGGGCAGGCCTGGGCGGCCTCCATGTTGCAACCAAGATCGTCCAGCTCCTTCTTGACGGGCGATGCTAGTCCGTCGTCCTCTATTATCCAGTTATCTGGGCAGAGAGAGGCGCAGACTCCATCAGCTATGCAGCTCTCCCTATCCTGCTCGATCAGGTACTTGGGCATGCTGACACCTCCGGCCAGCTGGCATGGAGCATGTTCAATTTTAATTTAACTTTTTTATCACGAGCGTTCCCCTCGGGTAGGAATGGGGTAATACTCTAAATTTTCTCCCTCTCTTCGACAAATTTTTTGAATTTTATTTCCATATCATTGATGTTTTCCTTAAGGAATTCGATGAATAGTCTCAATCTCCTCGCGCTCTCCCAACTGACCCCATGCTCTATCCAGCATGCCTCCTCCCTGGCGACATCCTCATCCAACCCCAGCACATCCCTCAGGAACTCGAGGAATATGTTCTCCTTATCCAGTATTAGCAAAGCAGATCTCTCCCCATCGCTGGTCAGGGTTATCTCGTTGTATCTCCTGTAGTTGACCAACCCGGCCTTGGAGAGTTTTCTCAGAGCGTCTGTAACACTGGGTAGGGTGACACCAAGCTCTCTAGCTAGTTCTTTTGCTCTGATGGCCTTCCTTTTGGCTCTCTGGAGCCTATATATGGCCGCAAGATACTCCTGCAGTCCCGGCGTTATCTCGCATTCCATCCATGCTGCGGGGGAATTCAAAGCTTTAAAGCAGTGCGCGGAGGTCCCCCTATGGGGGTCCCGGAGGAGCACAGGAGGGGCGCTCCCTCGAAGCTCAGGTACTCGGTGTTCGTCGTGAGCACCTCTAGATCTGTCGATGAGAGTAAGGAGGACGTCACGGGGAGGCTGGCCACTGAGCTCATAGGGAGATCCGGGAGTTCCGTTGTGAGGAGGAAGGTGATCCCCGACGATATCAATGCCATCAGGAGGTCCCTGATCGAGGCGTCGGAGGATTCCGATGTCGTAATATTCTGCGGGGGAACCGGTGTGAGTCCATCAGATGTGACTCCTGAGGCCATAAGGCCCTTGCTCGATAAGGAGCTTCCCGGATTCGGGGAGATCTTCAGGTGGCTGAGCTACTCCGAGATCGGAAGTTCGGCCATGGCGAGCAGGGCTACCGGAGGGGTATTCTCCAAATCGCTCGTATTCCTCCTTCCAGGATCTCCGGACGCTGTGAAGCTCGCCTTGGAGAAGCTGATAATACCGGAAGCGCCTCATCTTGTGTCCATAGCGAGATCAAAGTGATCCCGACGTAGGGTTAGGGACCGCGCCTAAGCCCGGGGTGGCGTCAGGGGGGTTCCGATGTCATCATCGGCCCTGAGGCCCTCCAGGGAGTTTATCCTCCTCCTGATGCCGGGATCCCTTATGATCTCCAGGAACTCCTCGACGGCCCTCTTAGTCAGGGAGCGCTTCCTAATCAGGAAATCGTACCTCTCC carries:
- a CDS encoding ferredoxin, with product MPKYLIEQDRESCIADGVCASLCPDNWIIEDDGLASPVKKELDDLGCNMEAAQACPVNIIHIYEIQPDGSKKQLI
- a CDS encoding metal-dependent transcriptional regulator, with amino-acid sequence MECEITPGLQEYLAAIYRLQRAKRKAIRAKELARELGVTLPSVTDALRKLSKAGLVNYRRYNEITLTSDGERSALLILDKENIFLEFLRDVLGLDEDVAREEACWIEHGVSWESARRLRLFIEFLKENINDMEIKFKKFVEEREKI
- a CDS encoding MogA/MoaB family molybdenum cofactor biosynthesis protein is translated as MGVPEEHRRGAPSKLRYSVFVVSTSRSVDESKEDVTGRLATELIGRSGSSVVRRKVIPDDINAIRRSLIEASEDSDVVIFCGGTGVSPSDVTPEAIRPLLDKELPGFGEIFRWLSYSEIGSSAMASRATGGVFSKSLVFLLPGSPDAVKLALEKLIIPEAPHLVSIARSK